Within the Patescibacteria group bacterium genome, the region TCCGATAGATTTGAGCTCTCCTCTGATAAAAATATTACCATTAATTAAAACAGAATAGCATGAACAGATCGTTTATTACGGAATGTTTGGTTTTAAAATCCACAAACTACAAAGAGGCGGATAAAATACTCACTTTGTTTACTAAAAACTGCGGAAAAGTTAACGCTATAGCCAAAGGAGTTAGAAAAGTTACTTCAAGAAAAGCGGGCAGTTTGGATATTTTTGATTATTCTAAAATCTCGCTTGTTGAATGGCATGATTTTTACATAATATCGCAAGCGGAGATAATAAAATCTTTTAATGAGCTGAAAAAGGATTTAAACGGTCAAGGGTTTCTTTATTTAATAGGGGAGACTCTGGACAAACTTTTGCCTTACCGCGAGGAATATGTGGAACTTTTTAAAAAAACGGTTAGTTACTTGGAGGAATTATCCAAATCCGAGAAAAGGCAAGAGGTTTTAGTTGATACTTTGGTTATGATTCTTTTGGATATGGGGTATTGGTCGGCAAAATTCCCTCAAGACTTGGAGTATATAAAAAGATACATAGAATCTTTAGCCGACAACAAACTCGCCTCCGCGGATTTAATGGATAGGATAGATTGTATCTGTATTTAAGGATTCTCCTTTGAAAAAGGTGAATCCTTTGTTTATTTTGTGAGCGGTACCCCAAATAACCTCCCCCCTTGACACATACCCTGTAGTGTGATATAATGGATTTATTGAAAGTTGATTGGTTAGTTTGTGAGCTTTGCGAACTTACTAACCATCAAATGCTAATCTATAGGTAGATCTGCGGAATTAAGAGGTTTTTTAAGATTTTTAAGAGGTTGATCTAATGTTATATTAGCTTGTTTAAGTATAGCTTTTAATGTTCCGCGCTTTAGAGTTTTGTGGTTTGGGACTATAACTGTAATTTTTCCGTCAGAAGGACTTTCTTTTCTAACTTTTATATGGCTACCCTTTTGGCTTATAATCACAAACCCTTCTTTCTTAAGGATTTTTAGTATTTCTTGACCGGATATAGTGGGAAGTTTCATCTTTGTCTCTTAAAAATATATTAATAGGGGCGGTGAATATTTCGGAAGGATAATATATGTCCTTGAGATCGTTTTCCTTAACATCCTCTAGGAATAGGGTTATGGCTTCCTTAATGTTCTTTACGGCTTCTTCAAAGGTGTTGCCTTGAGAGATGCAACCCGGAAGAGATGGAATAGTTACAGTATAACCACCCTCAATTTGAGGTTCAAAAAGAGCAGTATATTTAAGAATGTTTTGTTTAATAAATTTATTTTTTACCATACTTATATGCTATCATTTAAAAAAATTTTGGCAAGATTTCATTTTGTGAGCGAGCCAATTTCCCGCCTCCTTCACTAAATCCTTTAACAATTAGAGAATTTAGAGAAGGGAAATCAAGTCATTAGGGTACCGACCCTTAAATACAACCCTTTGAAAAAGGTGAATCCTTTGTTAAAATACTTTTATGACTAGCCAAGAAAAATTTGAAAAAGTTGTGTCTCTTTGCAAAAGAAGAGGCTTTGTTTTTCAGGGTTCCGAAATATACGGCGGTCTCGCCAACACCTATGACTTTGGGTCTTTAGGTGTGGAAATGCTAAGAAATATAACAAATTCATGGTGGGGCTTTTTCGTTACTAGCAGAGAAAACATTTTCGGACTTGACACTAGTATCTTAATGTCGTCCAAAGTTTGGGAAGCTTCTGGACACACTAAAAGCTTTAGTGATGTGTTGATTGAGTGTAAAAAGTGTCATTTTAGAACAAGGGCGGACCATTTGGTTGAAAATTATTATATAAAAAATAAGGGCAGTTTCAAAGGGAATTTTGATGGGTGGTCTCCGGATAGACTTAAAGAAGTAATACAGGAAGAATCTATACCTTGTGAGGTATGCAGTGCCCATCAATTCACAGAACCTCGTAATTTTAATCTCCTATTTCAAACTCATATAGGTATATTAGAAGGAGAAAAATCCCTTGCATATTTAAGAGGAGAAATTGCTCAGGGTATGTTTGTTAATTTTAAAAATGTATTGGACACAATGTGGCCAAAAATACCCTTTGGTATTGCTCAAGCAGGGAAAGCTTTTAGAAACGAGATTACTTTAGGTAATTTTATTTTCAGAACATTAGAATTTAATTTAGCGGAGTTTGAATACTTTTTTGACCCCAAAAATTCTTGGAAGGAACATTTTAGCTTTTGGAAGCAGGAGATGGAAAAATGGATAATTTCACTTGGAATAGCAAAGTCACACCTCAAATGGAGAACTCACACTGACGCAGAACGCGCGCACTATTCAACGCATACGGAGGATTTAGATTACAAATTTTCTTTTGGATTTAAAGAAATATTTGGGCTTGCTTATCGTACAGATTATGATTTGCGTAATCATACGGAGAAGTCTGGTGTGGATTTAAGGTATACAGATCCCCAAACTGGAGAAAAATATATGCCTCATGTGGTGGAACCCACTTTTGGTATTAACAGAGTGTTTTTATGTCTTTTGTCTGAAGCGTATACAGAAGATGCGGGTGGTCGAGTCTTCTTGCGATTGAATAAGAATATAGCTCCTTATAAGGTTGCTGTCTTCCCGTTGGTTAGAAATAAAGAAGATATAGTTAAAAAAGCAAGAGAAGTATTTGATAACCTCAAATTAAAATTTAACACTGCGTGGGACGATAGGGGAAATATTGGAAAAAGATATTATTCCCAAGACGAAATAGGCACCCCTTATTGCGTAACGGTAGATTACCAAACTTTAGAAGACGAAACTGTTACAATCCGCGACCGCGATACCGCAAAACAAGAGAGAATAAAAATCTCCGATATAGCCCCGTTTGTCACCTCCTCCTTCGGGTTATCTTTGTATTGACAGCCTATCCTACATTCTCTATATTAATATCATAGTGGTGAAAAGTGGGGAAATGTGGTTATGTTAATTGGAGAATATAAAAACAAACTAGACGAAAAAAACAGGGTGGCTTTGCCCAAAAAGTTTAGGGCAATTTTGGGCGATAAAGTTATAGTTACAAGAGGTTACGAGGGTTGTTTGTTGGTAGTTTCAAAGAAAAGCTGGCAGGGTTTAATTGAGGATACGGTTAAGGGTCCTTTTACATCGGGAGCTTTGCGGGACACTTCTCGGTTTTTATTAGGGGGGGCTTACGAAGTTGAAATGGACGGGCAGGGAAGGTTTGTTTTGCCGAAAAATTTGTTAAGTTATGCGTCTTTGCAAAATGAAGCTTGTTTTGTGGGTCTTGGAAAATGGGTGGAGATTTGGGATAGCGCTAAATGGGAAGAAAGACTGAAGTTTTTATATAATCACGGGTCGGAAATAGCGGATAAACTGTCCAAAGTAGAAATATAAATGAGTAATTATCACACGCCCGCACTTTTAAAAGAATGTATAGAATTTTTGAATATTAAAAAGGGTTGTTGGTATATAGACGCAACATTAGGTGGCGGGGGACATACAAAAGAGATATTGCTTAGAGGGGGGAAGGTTGTTGGGGTGGATGCCGATATTGAAGCCATAAACTTTGTTTGTGAGCACCTTAAAAAATATGTGGGAGAAGGAAGGTTACATTTGGTTAACCGCAACTTTTCCAAAATAGAGAGCATAGCAAGGGAAATTTGTCCAAAGAAGCCTTTGGGAATACTGTTTGATCTTGGAACCTCTTCTTATCAGCTTAAAGACGACTCGCGCGGGTTTTCGTTTAATTCTAAAGAAAACTTGGATATGCGAATGGACAAAAATCTTGCGGTTACGGCAAAAGACCTTATTAACGGTCTGCCAAAACGAGAACTTGCTCTGCTTTTTGCAAAGTATGGCGAAGAGACTTACGCTAATAAAATTGCGCAAGTTATAGTCACAGCAAGAAAATTTAAGGAAATACGAACTGGCGAGGATTTGGCAGAGGTCGTGGCGAGTATAAAAGGCAGGAAAAGAGTGGGGGAAACACATCCCGCCACAAAGGTTTTTCAAGCTTTAAGAATTGCGGTTAACGACGAACTTGAAATATTAAGAGAAACACTGCCCCGCGCCTTTAGGGTGCTAGCCCCTAAAGGACGGATGTTAGTGATTAGTTTTCATTCTTTAGAGGACAGAATTGTCAAAGAATTTGGCAAAAATGCAGGCGACTTGCGGGTAATAACAAAAAAGCCGATTACGCCAAGCGCTTTAGAAGTGTC harbors:
- a CDS encoding type II toxin-antitoxin system HicA family toxin, with amino-acid sequence MKLPTISGQEILKILKKEGFVIISQKGSHIKVRKESPSDGKITVIVPNHKTLKRGTLKAILKQANITLDQPLKNLKKPLNSADLPID
- a CDS encoding type II toxin-antitoxin system HicB family antitoxin, whose amino-acid sequence is MVKNKFIKQNILKYTALFEPQIEGGYTVTIPSLPGCISQGNTFEEAVKNIKEAITLFLEDVKENDLKDIYYPSEIFTAPINIFLRDKDETSHYIRSRNTKNP
- the rsmH gene encoding 16S rRNA (cytosine(1402)-N(4))-methyltransferase RsmH → MSNYHTPALLKECIEFLNIKKGCWYIDATLGGGGHTKEILLRGGKVVGVDADIEAINFVCEHLKKYVGEGRLHLVNRNFSKIESIAREICPKKPLGILFDLGTSSYQLKDDSRGFSFNSKENLDMRMDKNLAVTAKDLINGLPKRELALLFAKYGEETYANKIAQVIVTARKFKEIRTGEDLAEVVASIKGRKRVGETHPATKVFQALRIAVNDELEILRETLPRAFRVLAPKGRMLVISFHSLEDRIVKEFGKNAGDLRVITKKPITPSALEVSQNIKARGAKLRVFEKV
- the mraZ gene encoding division/cell wall cluster transcriptional repressor MraZ, with amino-acid sequence MLIGEYKNKLDEKNRVALPKKFRAILGDKVIVTRGYEGCLLVVSKKSWQGLIEDTVKGPFTSGALRDTSRFLLGGAYEVEMDGQGRFVLPKNLLSYASLQNEACFVGLGKWVEIWDSAKWEERLKFLYNHGSEIADKLSKVEI
- the recO gene encoding DNA repair protein RecO — encoded protein: MNRSFITECLVLKSTNYKEADKILTLFTKNCGKVNAIAKGVRKVTSRKAGSLDIFDYSKISLVEWHDFYIISQAEIIKSFNELKKDLNGQGFLYLIGETLDKLLPYREEYVELFKKTVSYLEELSKSEKRQEVLVDTLVMILLDMGYWSAKFPQDLEYIKRYIESLADNKLASADLMDRIDCICI
- a CDS encoding glycine--tRNA ligase yields the protein MTSQEKFEKVVSLCKRRGFVFQGSEIYGGLANTYDFGSLGVEMLRNITNSWWGFFVTSRENIFGLDTSILMSSKVWEASGHTKSFSDVLIECKKCHFRTRADHLVENYYIKNKGSFKGNFDGWSPDRLKEVIQEESIPCEVCSAHQFTEPRNFNLLFQTHIGILEGEKSLAYLRGEIAQGMFVNFKNVLDTMWPKIPFGIAQAGKAFRNEITLGNFIFRTLEFNLAEFEYFFDPKNSWKEHFSFWKQEMEKWIISLGIAKSHLKWRTHTDAERAHYSTHTEDLDYKFSFGFKEIFGLAYRTDYDLRNHTEKSGVDLRYTDPQTGEKYMPHVVEPTFGINRVFLCLLSEAYTEDAGGRVFLRLNKNIAPYKVAVFPLVRNKEDIVKKAREVFDNLKLKFNTAWDDRGNIGKRYYSQDEIGTPYCVTVDYQTLEDETVTIRDRDTAKQERIKISDIAPFVTSSFGLSLY